CGTCTTGTGCGGGAAAAGATTGAACGACTGAAAAACCATACCCAATTCCTGACGGATGGTATTGATGTCGTTTTCCTTATCATGCACATCCAGCCCGTCTACAATAATGGACCCTTTGTTGATCTCTTCAAGACGGTTGATGGAACGCAGCAACGTACTTTTACCGGACCCGGAAGGCCCGATGATCACGACCTTTTCCCCAGCCTTGATATCAAGAGAGACATCACTGAGCGCGGCAAGGTCGCCGAAAAACTTGTATACGTCCTTAATTTCAATAATAGGCTTAGCGGTCATAATGGCTCAACCTCTCTTCCATATGGCTTACCGCTCTTGAGAGAATCAGAGTAATCACCAGATAAACAAGTGCGATCATTGTGTAAGTTTCAAAATACTGAAAACTTTCCGCTGCGAATTCACGTCCACGCCTGAGAATATCCGCAACAGCGATAATGGACACCAGCGAAGAATCCTTAAGCAAGGCAATGAATTCGTTACCCACAGGAGGAAGTATTGTACGCCATGCCTGCGGCAGGATAACCAGAAACATTGTTTCGTTCTTATTGAAACCGAGCGAACGCGCAGCTTCAATCTGACCGTCATCAATGGATTCGATTCCGGCACGGAAAACTTCCCCCATATACGCGCCGTAACAGACACTCATGGCAATGATAGCCGAAAGCATATCCGGCACCTGAAGCACACGGCCCATGGCATAATAAATGTAGAAAAGCTGTACCAGCAGCGGAATCCCCCTGACCACTTCCACATAGGTAGAAGCAACCAGATTGATAAATCTGTTGCTGGAAATCCTGCCCAGCCCGGTGAAGAGACCGATAATCAGCGCCCCGAAAATTGAACAGATGGTAACCTCAAAAGTAACCACAATTCCGTCAGGAATAAAAAGCAGAATATCCCTGTACGGATCAGGCTTGGTAATAACCAGATAGGCGATAATACCAGCCGCACCGATAAAGGAAACCCACCACGCATTCAGCAGCCCCTTGTCGCTGCTGTCGGGAATGCTGGCCCCGTCCGTAACCTCAATCTTAACTTGTTTTTCTTGCTTCATAATAATTTACCCGGGCTGCATGAAAATGCCGGGACCGGGCTGTTTGCGTCCGATCCCGGCCATTTGTTATCAACTCAAGCCTGATGTTCCGGTATTATTTACCGAACCACTTGGCTCTGATTTTATCGTAAGTACCGTCAGCCCTTACAGTGGAGAGACCTTTATTGATCAGGTCGAGAACTTCTTTATTACCTTTCTTGATGGCTACGCCGTAAAATTCGGACTCACCGCCTTCAATGATAAAAGCGATTTTAAGTTTTTTGGAATATTCAGCCTGCTGCAGGGCGAAGTCAGCTGCAATGGGATCATCGCAGACAACTGCTTTCAGGCGGCCGTTGAAGAGGTCTTCCATGGCCAGACCGATTTCATCGTAAGATTTAGCGATTACACCGTCAGCCTTCTTGATTGCAAAGAAGCCGGTAGTACCGATCTGGGCACCTACGGGCTGACCTTTGAATGCGTCAAGATTCTTGGCATCAACATCTTTAGCGGTAACAACAGCCTGCTTCACCTGAAAATAGGGAGCGGTGAAGTCCATTGCCTTTTTACGTTTTTCGTTAATGGATACGGAAGAGCAGATAGCGTCATATTTTCCGGCAGCGAGACCTGCAAAAATACCGTCCCAGGCAACGTTTTTAATATTCACGTCGTATCCGGCAGCCTTGGCACAGGCTTTCATCAGATCAACGGAAAAACCGACAATCTGTTTATCTTTATTAACGAACTCCATGGGCGGCCATGTGCAGTCGGATGCAATGTTGATCACCTTTTTTCCGGCAAAAGCAGGTGTCGCAGCAAGAATAGTCAGCAGCAGGGCAACTATAATCCTTTTCATAAATATTCCTCCAAATAAGTTAAAATACCCTTAAAATCACAAACATGAAAATTATACAAAAAAGTAACCGTGTCAACAAAGGTTTCCATGGACAATATTGTTTTCATTGAATTATAAACGCATTAAAAAATTGTTTTCTTGAACTTTATTCAAAA
This genomic window from Desulfovibrio sp. JC010 contains:
- a CDS encoding amino acid ABC transporter permease; the encoded protein is MKQEKQVKIEVTDGASIPDSSDKGLLNAWWVSFIGAAGIIAYLVITKPDPYRDILLFIPDGIVVTFEVTICSIFGALIIGLFTGLGRISSNRFINLVASTYVEVVRGIPLLVQLFYIYYAMGRVLQVPDMLSAIIAMSVCYGAYMGEVFRAGIESIDDGQIEAARSLGFNKNETMFLVILPQAWRTILPPVGNEFIALLKDSSLVSIIAVADILRRGREFAAESFQYFETYTMIALVYLVITLILSRAVSHMEERLSHYDR
- a CDS encoding basic amino acid ABC transporter substrate-binding protein yields the protein MKRIIVALLLTILAATPAFAGKKVINIASDCTWPPMEFVNKDKQIVGFSVDLMKACAKAAGYDVNIKNVAWDGIFAGLAAGKYDAICSSVSINEKRKKAMDFTAPYFQVKQAVVTAKDVDAKNLDAFKGQPVGAQIGTTGFFAIKKADGVIAKSYDEIGLAMEDLFNGRLKAVVCDDPIAADFALQQAEYSKKLKIAFIIEGGESEFYGVAIKKGNKEVLDLINKGLSTVRADGTYDKIRAKWFGK